The Gammaproteobacteria bacterium nucleotide sequence GCGGAATGAATATAGCGGCTGACCCGGGCCCGCTCGGGGTCCGGCCGCCAGGGTCCGGGTGTGCCGTCCGCCGCGACGCGGCTGTGTTCCACCGACTTCAGAAAGCTGCCGTTGTAGCCGCCCAGAGCGTAGATATGGCGGCCGCGGACCACGGCCTTGAGGCCGCGCCGGGGGGTGGTGAGGTAGGCCAGCCGCTGCCAGGGTCCCAGACTCCCGTCGGCCTGTATCGCCGCCCGCTCCACGGTGGCGCTGGGCCGGTTGTCTTCCCCGCGGGGGCCGCTGGCGCCCCCCAGGGCATAGAGATAACCGTCCAGGGCCACGGTGGCGAGATAGAAGCGGGGCTCCTGCAAGGCACTGGTCTGGCGCCAGGGCCCCAGGCGGCCGTCGGCCAGAATGGGGGCGTATTCCACCGGGGCGACGTAATGGCCGTTGCCGTCCATGCCCCCGATGACGTAGAGGTGGCCCCGGGCCGCCACGGCGGCCAGGGCGCGGCGGGGCAGTTTGAACGGCCGGAGGGATTGCCAGGACTTGAGCGCGCCGCCGTGTGCTTTGGCGGTGCCGCCGGCGGCAGGCGGAGTGGGGCGCAGCGCCGCCAGCAGCAGGAGGGTGCCCACGAAGACGGCGGCGATGGCCAGAGAGATGCGGCTGCGGCTCATGGCCCCGTAGTGTAGCGCCCGGGCCGGGTTTATTCGACGGCCGGCGGCCAGGCACCGTCCGGATCCAGCCAGGCGGTGAAGACGGTTTTGCCGCCGGCTGCCACGACGTTGCCGTGGGAGACGATGATGCGGTCGAAATCAAAGTCCGCGATGTTCTTCAGGGATGCCCCAAAGGCCGCGTGGTCCTTGACCAGCGCCTTGATGAGACGGGTGGGGCCGAAGCGGCCGTAGGCGCCGTACAGGCGGAGGCAAAGCGGTCCCCAAATCCCGGCACAGCGCGAAAGTTGAAGGCCGGATCGGTGAGCACCAGGGTGCGGCTGGGGCGAGGGTGGGCACAGCGGGAAAACGCCGGCGCCAGGGCGGGCAGGCGCAGGCCCTGGCGGTCCAGATGCCGGATCACGTTGAGGTTGGCGTAGCTGATGTCACTGATGCCTTGTTCCCGCAGACGGCGCAGCAGTTCCACCTCAAAATGGCGGAAGGCGCGGATTATGAGGCGGGCGACAGGGGGGTGCTCGGTCATCGCACTTCCCGGGAAGACGCAACATGAGAAGTGTCGAGCTTAAATCCTTGTCCGGGTTATTATTAACCCGGCAATTAGGATTGTCGGGTTAATAGTCAACCAGGTTTACTAAGTGCCGGGTTGGTCCCGGCCGGCGCCGGTGCGGCCGTCGGGTGTTTCCCAGGGGAAGCGGGGCAGGGAGGCAAAGACGCGGCTCAGGCCTTCTCCCCACTGCTGTTGCAGCGCGGCGATGAAGGGGGCATCGGCCTGCAGGGTGAGCTGCTGTTGCAGGGCGAACTCGCGTTGGGCGTAAATGGCCAGCTCCAGGGGCGGTCCCACAGAGAGGTTGCTGCGCATGGTGGAATCCAGCGACACCAGGGCACAGCGGGCGGCGTCGGCCAGAGAGGTCTGGGGCGTGATGATGCGGTCGAGAATGGGCTTGCCGTACTTGGTCTCGCCGAGCTGCAAATACGGCTTGCCGGGCGAGGCGGCGATACAGTTGCCTTCCGGGTAGACCAGATACATATCATGGGCCTGGCCCTTGATCTGG carries:
- a CDS encoding kelch-like protein, yielding MSRSRISLAIAAVFVGTLLLLAALRPTPPAAGGTAKAHGGALKSWQSLRPFKLPRRALAAVAARGHLYVIGGMDGNGHYVAPVEYAPILADGRLGPWRQTSALQEPRFYLATVALDGYLYALGGASGPRGEDNRPSATVERAAIQADGSLGPWQRLAYLTTPRRGLKAVVRGRHIYALGGYNGSFLKSVEHSRVAADGTPGPWRPDPERARVSRYIHSAAALGHHLYLLAGHVQHQNRMSYGDVESAALRPDGNLKPWHIQPSRLNVPRFIAEAFALENHLYILGGHDGGRRLRSVEYAPVDETGRVGPWTETTPLPEPRSAAAVAVWQGRVYVLGGMGGSRILSTVTMSRPRSR
- a CDS encoding peptidase yields the protein MTYCLAIKVDDGLVLASDSRTHAGLDDISVYSKMHVFNAPGERLFVVLSAGNLATTQAVINLLQRDMADLHAKPSLRTVDYLSDAADYVGRLSCQVQKSHGDKTPHQGLNLGATFIVAGQIKGQAHDMYLVYPEGNCIAASPGKPYLQLGETKYGKPILDRIITPQTSLADAARCALVSLDSTMRSNLSVGPPLELAIYAQREFALQQQLTLQADAPFIAALQQQWGEGLSRVFASLPRFPWETPDGRTGAGRDQPGT